From the Winogradskyella forsetii genome, the window GGCAACTACGCAAGTAGAGCAGGTGGTGCTATTGAGGATAGTTCAAATGGCACTTTGATTTTATCAGGTGTTACTCTAACCGGAAATTCTGCAGGTGTTGACATTGGTTTAGGAAATACTATAACACCTAACCCAGGAAACGGTGGTGCAGTACATTTATCTGGTACGACAAACGCAACGGTGTCTGGTTTTTCAACGATTTCAAATAATTTTGCTGCTAAAGAAGGCGGTGGACTTTGGAACAATATGGGAACCATGGATGTGAGCTTATCGTTTTTAGATGGTAATATAGCATCGGGTAACGATGCAGATGATGGTGGAGGAGCAATCTTCAATAATGGAGGAACCTTAATAGTTGGTAATGCAGCAGCAATATTGAATAACGTCGCAGATGGAACTGCAGGTTCTGGAGGTGCTATTTTAAGTACTGATGGTGCTGTTACAATAACGGATGCCGTGTTAACTTTCAACAGATCCAATCGTGCAGGTGGTGCTATCGAAGTAATTGATGGCTCAATTGACTTTTCAGGTAATTATAATGTAAGTAATAACAATACAGGTGTTGCACCTGCAGTGGCTAGCCCAGGTAATGGAGGAGCACTTCATATTAGTGGTTCAGCATCTGCTACGGTGACGGGAGGAACTATGAGCAATAATGTTGCCGCAAGAGAGGGTGGAGCATTATGGAATAGTACTGGAACCATGACTATTGACGGTACTATAATCGATGGTAATACTGCTAGTGGTTCTGCCGCTGATGATGGTGGTGGAGGAATCTTTAATAATGGTGGAACATTGATTGTTCAAAATGCAACTGAAATCACCAATAATGTGGCTGACGGAACCTCAGGTTCTGGTGGTGGAATTCAAAATGTTTCTGGTGGATCAGTTTCTGTTTCAGATTCATCTATAACCGGAAATACATCAAATAGAGCTGGTGGTGGAATTGAAGATAATTCTACAATGGCATCTGGAACATTAACATTAACAAATGTTACTTTAGATAATAATATTACAAGTTCTGCACCTGGAAATGGCGGTGGTTTACATATTACTGGTCCAGGTAATGCAACAATTACTGGTGGAACAACAAATGGAAATACCGCTGCCAATGAAGGCGGTGGATTATGGAATGGATCAGGTGTAATGACCGTTATTGACCATACGGTAGATGGTAATACTGCCTCTGGAAGCGATGCTGAAACAGCAGGAGCCGCTGGTGGTGGAGGAATCTACAATGAAGGCGGAACACTTGATCTATCTGGTTCAACCATGATTACTAATAACATTGCAGATGGCGCACAATCAACTGGTGGTGGCATTTTAAATGCAGCAGGAACACTGACTGCAAATGGAATTACTATTATGAATAATACATCTAACCGCGCAGGTGGTGGAATTGAGGCTAATGGAGGTGGAGCAGTAACGCTTACCGATGTTACTTTAGATTCAAACGATACAGGAGTTGTGACCGGAATGGGCGCACCAGGAAATGGTGGTGGACTTCACATCAGTGGAAACAGTGCTGTGAACATTACAGGTGGAACAACTAACATGAATACCGCTGCCAATGAAGGCGGTGGACTATGGAACGGATCAGGTGTAATGACCGTTATTGACCATACGGTAGATGGTAATACTGCCTCTGGAAGCGATGCTGAAACAGCAGGAGCCTCTGGTGGTGGAGGAATCTACAATGAAGGCGGAACACTTGATATATCTGGTTCAACCATGATTACAAATAACATTGCAGATGGTGCACAATCAACAGGTGGTGGAATTTTAAATGCAGCAGGAACACTGACTGCAAATGGAATCACAATCATGGATAATACATCTAACCGCGCAGGTGGTGGAATTGAGGCTAATGGAGGTGGAGCGGTAACGCTTACTAACGTTAACTTAGATTCAAACGACACAGGAGTTGTAACCGGAATGGGCGCACCAGGAAATGGTGGTGGACTTCACATCAGTGGAAACAGTACAGTAAATATTACAGGAGGAACTGTAAATATGAACACTGCAGCTACTGAAGGAGGTGGACTTTGGAATGGTTCAGGAACAATGACTGTTGATAGTTCCACTATTAATTTGAATGTTGCTTCAGGTAATGACGCTGCCGATGGTGGTGGTGGAATCTTCAATAATGGCGGTACTCTGATAGTTCAAAATGGAGCCACAATAAGCAATAATATAGCTGATGGAACTGCTGGTTCTGGTGGTGGAATATTCAGTATTTCAGGTGCTGTAACAGTTGATAATTCAAACATTGAGTTCAACTCTGCAAATCGTGCAGGTGGTGGCGTTGAAATTGTTGACGGTACAGCGGACTTTTTAAATGATACTAATCTTTTAAACAACGACGTTAATGGCTCGGCAGGGACACCAGCACCTGGAAATGGTGGTGGATTTCATGTCACTGGAGGTACTGCTGTAGTAACATTTACAGGTGGTTCTGTATTTGGAAATGAAGCTGCTAGTGAAGGTGGTGGATTATGGAACAACGGCGGAACGATGACCGTTGAAGGTACATTAATTGATGGCAATACTGCTTTTGGTGATGCTGCTGACAATGGTGGTGGTGGAATCTTCAACAATGGAGGTACACTGAATGTGAATGCGACAACGCAAATCACAAATAATTATGCTGATGGAACTTCTGGTTCTGGAGGTGGGATTTTTAGTACGGATGGTACAATAACGATAGATGGTGCCGTAATCACAACTAATGAAGCTAACCGAGCTGGTGGTGGAATTGAAGTTATAGATGGTACGCTGTTGGTTACAAATACAACCTTAGATGCGAATGATGCAGGTAGTTTTGCTCCAGCACCAGGAAATGGAGGTGGACTTCATATTTCAGGTATGGCAAATTCAACATTTACAGGAGGAACTGTTAATGGAAATATTGCATCACGTGAAGGTGGTGGATTGTGGAACGGTTCTGGAACGATGACTACAGATGCCACAACTATTGATGGTAATACTGCCTCGGGTAATGCTGCTGACGATGGAGGTGCAGGTATCTTTAATAATGGAGGAACTTTAAATGTAACAAACGGAACACTAATTAATAACAATATAGCTGACGGAACTTCTGGTTCTGGTGGTGGACTATTAAGTGTTGGTGGTGCTGTCACCGTAGATGGTTCTACAATTACGAACAATCGTGCCAATAGAGCAGGTGGAGGTATTGAATTAGCTGCGGGTACTTTAGAGATGACAAGTTCAGATTTAAGTGCTAATAATGCAGGTGTTACGCCGGCAGTTGCTGCGCCAGGTAATGGTGGTGGTCTTCACTTAGGTGGAGCTGCAACAGCTACAATTGCTATGTCAACAGTTCGAAATAATGACGCTGTTGAAGGTGGTGGACTTTGGAATGGAGGATCGGATATGACGGTTACAACTTCTGAAGTATCTGGTAATTCTGCCGTTGAAGGTGGAGGCGTTTATAATAATTCGGGAGCGACATCAACCGTTATGACGAGTACAATTTCAGGTAACTCAGCATCAATGTCTGGTGGTGGTGCTACAAATAATGGTACAAGTTTAGACTTTAATGCCGTTACCATTGCCATGAATACAAGCACTGGAAATGGTGGTGGAATAGATGCTGCTAGTAATGTGTCACTTAAGAATACGATTGTGGCATTGAACACGGCGAGTTCTGGTTCTGATGTTTCTGGTATGTTCACTTCTAACGATTATAATTTGATCGGAACAGATGATTTAAATGTATTTACTGCACAAACCAATGATATTGAAGATGTAGATCCTATGGTAGGACCTTTACAAGACAATGGAGGTACAACGTTTACACATCAGCTATTAAATGATTCTCCAGCTTTTGATGCTGGTGATCCAAGTGATGTTTTTATGGATCAAATTGGTCAAATTGTATTTGGGGTGTCAAGAGATATTGGTGCTTATGAAGCGCAAGTTTCGTTATCAATAGATGATTTCAATTCTATCTCTGTTTTAACTATTTATCCAAATCCAACAAAGGGGCAGTTCAATATTGTAATTGACGAATCCATTGCTGGTAGTATCAATGTTCAAATTGTATCTATGACAGGTAAATTAGTAAAAGAATTAGCCTTAGGAAATGGAATTAATTCAATGGATATAAGTGGTGTGTCTTCTGGAGTTTACATTGTTAATGTAAATACGGAAAGAGGTCAAACGTCACATAAGTTAATTTTAGAATAAGGATATACTATAACCGCTTATGTAATAGAAAAGACCATCGAAAGATGGTCTTTTTTTGTTTATCATATTTTTATAGTAGCCTTGGGTTCTTCATAAAAAAAGCGCAATTATATTAAAATTGCGCTTCTTAGCTATTAATCTTAGGAAAATAAGGGGTTATTTACCTTGGTTAGGGGTGCAAAAATATCACTATGAAGGCATAAAAAAAATGATCTATGATAATAAATGAAGATTTTATGTTAATTCTTTCCTAATTCGACTCAAGCTTTCAGTTGTGATGCCCAAATAGGATGCAATGTGATAATTTTTTACGTTCTTCTCTATATGGGGATGGGTTTTTATAAATTCCAAATAGCGTTCTTTTGCAGTCATTGATAATTTTGACAAGATTCGTTTTTGAAATGCAGCGTAAGCAGCTGCCAGTTTATTTCTGATAAATTTATGTATTTGTGGAAATTGAATATGCAACGCCTCTCTGTCTTCACTGGAAAGTTGGTAAAGTGTGGCATTTTGAAGTACTTCAAGATGCATGATGGCCTTCGAAGTTGAAAAAAAAGCTGTAAAATCAGTAATCCACCAATCTTCTATGCCAATTTGTACCGTGTGTTCTCTTCCTTTTTTATCCGTGTAAAAGGTTCTGAGACAGCCTTGGTAAATAAAAAATATGTCGGTAACAATGTCTCCTGGTTTAATCAGAATTGCACCTTTCTCTGCATCCACTCTTTTAAATACGGACGCTATAGTTTTTATTTCGTCTTTGGTAAAAATGAGATCTTTAAATATGGTTTGAACTACATTTTGGTCAGAATACATTTAAAATGAAATAAATACGAAGCTGTAAAGTACGTAAAACCTTTTAAATGAGTATGTTAAATTCGATATAATAAGTTTAATATCAGTTAACCCGTTATTTTTAATCTTATGATGTCAACCGTGATAAGTCTTATAATTCTTAAAAGCTGAACATACAAACACTTTGTTCTAAAATAGGATTTTAATCGTGTTGTTGAGATGTAGCAATCAATTCTCTGGCAACTTTACTTACTTCAGATGAAGAACCAGAAGTATTGGCAACGACTACAACAACAGTTTTAAGATTTGGAATTACAAATAGTTGCGTTGAGGTACCAGTTTGAGAACCACTGTGGCCTATAATTTCATTTTTGTTTTGTTCATCTCCATAGAGTCTAAATCCCAATCCATAACGGCTATTGACATTCTTTAAATTATTATAATCAATCATGAGGCTAAAGGTCTCTTCGCTTATGAAATGATGGTTAATTAGGGCATTTCCAAATTTTATAAGATCATTTACGGTCGAATAAAACCCACCTCCTGGAACACGATTGCTTAAATTGTTTGGTTTTGCTTTTTTAAGATTTCCTCTATCATCTCTATGATATAATTTGGTTGCAGCTTTGGGTTCTATTTCTCGTTTTTCAATACCTGTATGTGTCATTTCCGCTTTATCCCAAATATACTTTTGCATATACGCTTCATAAGATAAACCTGAAACTTTTTCAATTAATAACCCTAGAACAACATAGCCGTAACTTGTATAGGAATATTTGGTGCCAGGTTCAAAAAATAGTTTTCGGTTTTTAAACACCTCATAAGCTTCAAATAGCGAGGTATAATTTATTTGGTTTTCAGTCTCACTTTCATTTCTGTAAGCACGAATACCAGACGTGTGAGATAAAATATGTTTTGTGGTGATTTTTGTTTTATGTTTTTGAATAAACTCAGGAATATAGGTGTCAATAGGTAAGTTGATATCAATTAAACCATGCTCTGCTAACTGCATTACAGCAACAGCCGTCATTGATTTGGCGATTGAAGCGGTCCTAATTTGTGTGTCTAATGTAAAAATTTCCTTATTTTCTAGATCTGCATAGCCTGAAGCGGTTTCCCAAGTCACGACGCCATTAATGGAATAACTTCCTGCTGCACCGACGGCAATTTCATTCTTTACTAAATCATTTAGCAAAGTGTTTGAAGACGCCGTTCTATTTTGTGAGATTACGGAAAATGCCTGAAGAAATAAAATGATTGCCGTAAATAGGTTTTTATACATAATCCCAATTAATAGATTCGAACGAATTTAGATGAAAAAATTATAATCACAAAGAAGCGCAAATGCAATTCAAGCTTAAAAAGTTGAAAAGGGTTCTAATAAATAGCACTACGTTTTAATCACTTCGATTGTATAGGTGGCAACAATGTCATTGTCTATTTTTAGATGCACGTCATAAACGCCTTTGTGTTTAAAACGGTATTTAAAAGTCACTAATCCATTTTCATTGGTAAGATCATAAATTTTATACCGTTTTTTGTCTGTTCCTGAAACTTTGACTAAAGCGATTTTATCCGTGGAAATGGGTTTTAAAGATTTAAAGTTAAATGTGATTTCTTCATTCTTGTTAATTGTGGATTTTAATGTCGTTGGCCCAATCGGAATTATTTTTTGTTTAAACGTTTCTCCATAAACAATCGGTTCTGCTATGAATTTTGCGGTTTTCAAAGTGTCGTTAAGAAACCATTTCTTCTGGATAGGATAATGGTTTTTAGCAAAGAGTTTAGGATCTGTTAAAAAGTAACCATCATTATAGTCTGCTACAAAAATACGACCATTGATCATATAACCACTAGACCAAGTCGCATCGCACAAATACCATTTATTATTGAGTTTTACGGCGTTCCAAGAATGGTTTATGGATTCCAGTTTTTCAACATTAGTTTCAAAAGATCGTCCATAGCCATCAACAATTTTACATTCAATATTGGCTATGAAACACAATTCCTTAATGAGGTAAGCATAGCCTGTACACATGGTTTTTTTATCGTTCAAGAGTTTTTCAAAAGCGATTTTTTTGAAATCATCATTCCATTGTATATAACCCAAACTATCGTTTTTGAACTCTAAACGCGCTCTGCTCACTTTATTATGTTGCTTGGAATCCCCTTTGATATTGGTGCACACCCAAGTGTAAATGGCTCTGAATTTTTCAACATCAGTTATAAGTTTAGATGTTAGATGGTGCGCCAACACGGGTAAATTATCTAAATTCTTACCTTCATGCAGCTTAGCAATATTATCTGCTTTTGTAAAATCGATGGTTTTAAAATCTGATATTTGAGCGTTAGAAATAGTAAAGCAAAAAACTATGAAAAGGACGAAAAGATTTCTCATAAAACTAATAGATTAATCTCTTTTGGATTTATAAACTTGCTTCACGGCAACTTTGCCCATGATGATACAAGAATCGACTTTCATATCTATGTTGACTTCAATTTTTAAGTCCGAATGTGATTT encodes:
- a CDS encoding T9SS type A sorting domain-containing protein, producing the protein MKNKITIVIALAMTFFISNYSFAQVVTSGADDGTDGTLRNEIADTPAGGTITFDGVTTVTLLGELIIDKDLIIQGNNDLTTIDGDRLGRIFNITAGNIQLNKLRITRGRAFNGGGIYMTNSNVTLNSCVVFNNQGSIVGTPSGSGGGIFNDVGGVLVVNASTIGANTAFRAGGGIEDNSGVGLGVTLNNTTILNNVAGVDLASAAPGNGGGLHVTGAGDVTITGGMVKGNVALKEGGGLWNGSGVLDINNVGILENSATGDSTGGGGIFNNGGTVNIDAATTLTGNIAMGATPGGRGGAIFNSTDGILNLANELAITGNYASRAGGAIEDASNGTLVFAHVTLTGNSAGVDIGLGNTITPNPGNGGAIHLSGTTSASLTTCTIEDNLAASEGGGLWNNLGTMNIISGGVRYNIASGDDADNGGGGIFNNGGTLFVGSGATITYNIADGASGSGGGIFSTDGDVTVDTSWVSYNSANRAGGGIEAIEGTISLVETTLDFNTTGSAPGNGGGLHITGSADSNITDGTVQGNIATREGGGLWNGSGTMTVDGTIIDGNDAQGDAGDDGGGGIFNNGGALVVLPETTITNNTASGTLGSGGGIFSLTPGTLNIDGLTIENNTANRAGGGIEINSASGETYTFNNVTLNENVVNGPAPGNGGGLHISGMGDVVYNNGAVTNNTAFEGGGLWNSVGSMDVNGTAITGNIANGDATGGGGLFNNGGTLNVDANTTLTGNIAMGATPGGRGGAIFNSTDGILNLANGLAITGNYASRAGGAIEDSSNGTLILSGVTLTGNSAGVDIGLGNTITPNPGNGGAVHLSGTTNATVSGFSTISNNFAAKEGGGLWNNMGTMDVSLSFLDGNIASGNDADDGGGAIFNNGGTLIVGNAAAILNNVADGTAGSGGAILSTDGAVTITDAVLTFNRSNRAGGAIEVIDGSIDFSGNYNVSNNNTGVAPAVASPGNGGALHISGSASATVTGGTMSNNVAAREGGALWNSTGTMTIDGTIIDGNTASGSAADDGGGGIFNNGGTLIVQNATEITNNVADGTSGSGGGIQNVSGGSVSVSDSSITGNTSNRAGGGIEDNSTMASGTLTLTNVTLDNNITSSAPGNGGGLHITGPGNATITGGTTNGNTAANEGGGLWNGSGVMTVIDHTVDGNTASGSDAETAGAAGGGGIYNEGGTLDLSGSTMITNNIADGAQSTGGGILNAAGTLTANGITIMNNTSNRAGGGIEANGGGAVTLTDVTLDSNDTGVVTGMGAPGNGGGLHISGNSAVNITGGTTNMNTAANEGGGLWNGSGVMTVIDHTVDGNTASGSDAETAGASGGGGIYNEGGTLDISGSTMITNNIADGAQSTGGGILNAAGTLTANGITIMDNTSNRAGGGIEANGGGAVTLTNVNLDSNDTGVVTGMGAPGNGGGLHISGNSTVNITGGTVNMNTAATEGGGLWNGSGTMTVDSSTINLNVASGNDAADGGGGIFNNGGTLIVQNGATISNNIADGTAGSGGGIFSISGAVTVDNSNIEFNSANRAGGGVEIVDGTADFLNDTNLLNNDVNGSAGTPAPGNGGGFHVTGGTAVVTFTGGSVFGNEAASEGGGLWNNGGTMTVEGTLIDGNTAFGDAADNGGGGIFNNGGTLNVNATTQITNNYADGTSGSGGGIFSTDGTITIDGAVITTNEANRAGGGIEVIDGTLLVTNTTLDANDAGSFAPAPGNGGGLHISGMANSTFTGGTVNGNIASREGGGLWNGSGTMTTDATTIDGNTASGNAADDGGAGIFNNGGTLNVTNGTLINNNIADGTSGSGGGLLSVGGAVTVDGSTITNNRANRAGGGIELAAGTLEMTSSDLSANNAGVTPAVAAPGNGGGLHLGGAATATIAMSTVRNNDAVEGGGLWNGGSDMTVTTSEVSGNSAVEGGGVYNNSGATSTVMTSTISGNSASMSGGGATNNGTSLDFNAVTIAMNTSTGNGGGIDAASNVSLKNTIVALNTASSGSDVSGMFTSNDYNLIGTDDLNVFTAQTNDIEDVDPMVGPLQDNGGTTFTHQLLNDSPAFDAGDPSDVFMDQIGQIVFGVSRDIGAYEAQVSLSIDDFNSISVLTIYPNPTKGQFNIVIDESIAGSINVQIVSMTGKLVKELALGNGINSMDISGVSSGVYIVNVNTERGQTSHKLILE
- a CDS encoding Crp/Fnr family transcriptional regulator, coding for MYSDQNVVQTIFKDLIFTKDEIKTIASVFKRVDAEKGAILIKPGDIVTDIFFIYQGCLRTFYTDKKGREHTVQIGIEDWWITDFTAFFSTSKAIMHLEVLQNATLYQLSSEDREALHIQFPQIHKFIRNKLAAAYAAFQKRILSKLSMTAKERYLEFIKTHPHIEKNVKNYHIASYLGITTESLSRIRKELT
- a CDS encoding serine hydrolase domain-containing protein produces the protein MYKNLFTAIILFLQAFSVISQNRTASSNTLLNDLVKNEIAVGAAGSYSINGVVTWETASGYADLENKEIFTLDTQIRTASIAKSMTAVAVMQLAEHGLIDINLPIDTYIPEFIQKHKTKITTKHILSHTSGIRAYRNESETENQINYTSLFEAYEVFKNRKLFFEPGTKYSYTSYGYVVLGLLIEKVSGLSYEAYMQKYIWDKAEMTHTGIEKREIEPKAATKLYHRDDRGNLKKAKPNNLSNRVPGGGFYSTVNDLIKFGNALINHHFISEETFSLMIDYNNLKNVNSRYGLGFRLYGDEQNKNEIIGHSGSQTGTSTQLFVIPNLKTVVVVVANTSGSSSEVSKVARELIATSQQHD
- a CDS encoding transglutaminase domain-containing protein codes for the protein MRNLFVLFIVFCFTISNAQISDFKTIDFTKADNIAKLHEGKNLDNLPVLAHHLTSKLITDVEKFRAIYTWVCTNIKGDSKQHNKVSRARLEFKNDSLGYIQWNDDFKKIAFEKLLNDKKTMCTGYAYLIKELCFIANIECKIVDGYGRSFETNVEKLESINHSWNAVKLNNKWYLCDATWSSGYMINGRIFVADYNDGYFLTDPKLFAKNHYPIQKKWFLNDTLKTAKFIAEPIVYGETFKQKIIPIGPTTLKSTINKNEEITFNFKSLKPISTDKIALVKVSGTDKKRYKIYDLTNENGLVTFKYRFKHKGVYDVHLKIDNDIVATYTIEVIKT